A genomic window from Cloacibacillus evryensis DSM 19522 includes:
- the dnaE gene encoding DNA polymerase III subunit alpha yields MDKPFVHLHVHSEYSLLDGANKCSALAATTRDMGMNAVALTDHGVMFGCVEFYNKCNEAGVKPILGCEVYVDPNGHTCREGKSQNHLILLAENEEGYYNLTKLVSIANTDGFYYKPRIDHELLARYSKGLICSSACLGGEIPQFIIQNNIEAAYDRARLYSDIMGKDNFFLEIQSNIIPEQALVNKTLVEMSKKLDLPLIATNDAHYLKRSDAEWHDILLCVQTGSIVTDEKRYRFTGSDYYFRSPEEMWNIFGGELPDSLTNTQLIADRCEVKLKTGHYYLPEFPLPPGETLSTHLRRLAAEGLRRRLKTEEPPQEYLDRLEYELGIIEQMEFPGYFCIVSDIIMAAKARDIPIGPGRGSAAGSLVAYSLGITDLDPIKYNLLFERFLNPERISMPDIDTDVSDKGREELIAYIVEKYGTDHVSQIITFGRMKSRGAIKDVGRALNIPIAEVNAIAKLIPAMPTPEIKDIKGALEHVPDLKAAYDGKPEIKKLVDTAMNIEGLARHCSQHAAGVVITPKPTSDMVPVRKFGENQVATQYSMEPVEKLGLVKMDFLGLRTLSVLDGAVKNIESNGKGKIDLNEIPIDDAKTYEMLQRGDTLGVFQLESSGMTALVRRLRPDCFEDMIALVALYRPGPLESGMVDTYVKCKHGEDTVRYLHPKLEPYMKDTYGVILYQEQVMQSAQALAGYTLGEADLLRRAMGKKKKEVMEKERVKFVEGAVKNGVDAANAGNIFDIIEKFAGYGFNKSHSAAYGLIAYWTAWLKANYGPEYLASYLSSLIGSKMEVLGQYIRSVRDAGYPVLPPDINESREDFTVVGEVIRLGLSAIAKVGDAAVANIIESREKAGRFTSFWDFLTKIDTRQVNKGVIENLIKSGAFDGLDPNRARLLAAVPQFVDQASRQAQNTNQASLFGDEDEEYLMPEMPEVEDFSERQKLDLEKESMGLYISGHPFDHYEEQVSPYITCPISELGRWQSHQPAVTAGLLSSVAEKFSKTSGNPYGTAVFEDNSGTVDVMIFGSRWTQFKPILQAGSLYFLKGKPREDRGISIMADDIFTEEEYKSKLERRAIVTVECEGLSDKFYEEMFRLLTKHPGKSEIILKLVGAEETTVSLIKRIKINVTEELKKELVEYSNGLASCI; encoded by the coding sequence ATGGATAAACCTTTCGTACACCTCCACGTACATAGCGAATACAGCCTGCTCGACGGGGCCAACAAGTGTTCAGCCCTTGCCGCGACGACGCGCGACATGGGGATGAACGCCGTCGCGCTGACAGACCACGGAGTCATGTTCGGCTGCGTGGAATTTTACAATAAGTGCAACGAGGCCGGAGTTAAGCCGATACTCGGCTGCGAGGTCTACGTGGACCCGAACGGGCATACCTGCCGCGAGGGAAAGAGCCAGAACCACCTGATACTGCTCGCCGAGAACGAAGAGGGGTACTATAACCTCACAAAGCTGGTCTCGATCGCCAACACAGACGGTTTCTATTACAAACCGAGAATAGACCATGAACTGCTCGCGCGTTACAGCAAGGGGCTGATTTGCTCCTCCGCCTGCCTCGGCGGCGAGATACCGCAGTTTATAATACAGAATAACATCGAAGCGGCCTACGACCGCGCGAGGCTCTACAGCGACATAATGGGCAAGGATAATTTCTTCCTGGAAATACAGTCCAACATTATTCCCGAACAGGCCCTTGTGAACAAGACGCTGGTCGAGATGTCCAAGAAGCTTGACCTTCCGTTGATCGCCACCAATGACGCGCATTACTTGAAACGCAGCGACGCCGAGTGGCATGACATCCTGCTCTGCGTGCAGACGGGGAGCATCGTCACCGACGAGAAGCGTTACCGCTTCACGGGCAGCGATTATTACTTCCGTTCGCCGGAGGAGATGTGGAACATCTTCGGCGGCGAACTGCCGGATTCGTTGACCAACACGCAGCTGATCGCCGACCGCTGCGAGGTAAAGCTGAAGACGGGCCATTATTACCTGCCGGAATTTCCGCTGCCGCCCGGCGAGACGCTTTCGACGCACCTGCGCAGGCTGGCCGCCGAGGGGCTTCGCCGCCGGCTCAAGACGGAAGAGCCGCCGCAGGAGTACCTTGACCGCCTCGAATATGAGCTGGGGATAATCGAACAGATGGAGTTCCCCGGCTATTTCTGCATCGTTTCGGACATCATCATGGCGGCCAAGGCCCGCGACATCCCGATCGGCCCCGGACGAGGCTCGGCGGCAGGCTCCCTCGTCGCCTATTCGCTTGGAATAACCGACCTGGACCCGATAAAGTATAACCTGCTCTTCGAGCGCTTTCTCAACCCTGAACGCATAAGCATGCCCGATATCGACACAGACGTATCCGACAAAGGGCGCGAAGAGCTGATTGCCTACATAGTCGAAAAATACGGCACCGATCACGTCTCGCAGATAATAACCTTCGGGCGTATGAAGAGCCGCGGCGCGATCAAGGACGTGGGCCGCGCGCTGAATATACCGATCGCCGAGGTGAACGCGATCGCGAAGCTGATCCCCGCGATGCCGACGCCGGAAATAAAGGACATCAAGGGAGCCCTCGAACATGTGCCGGACCTCAAGGCCGCCTACGACGGCAAACCGGAGATAAAGAAGCTCGTCGATACTGCCATGAATATCGAAGGGCTGGCGCGCCACTGTTCGCAGCATGCGGCCGGCGTCGTCATAACGCCGAAACCGACGAGCGACATGGTGCCGGTGCGTAAATTCGGAGAGAATCAGGTCGCGACGCAGTATTCGATGGAACCGGTCGAAAAGCTGGGACTTGTAAAGATGGACTTCCTCGGCCTGCGCACCCTTTCGGTCCTTGACGGAGCGGTGAAAAACATCGAATCCAACGGCAAGGGGAAGATAGACCTTAACGAGATCCCTATAGACGACGCAAAGACCTATGAGATGCTGCAGCGGGGGGACACGCTCGGAGTGTTCCAGCTTGAATCCTCCGGCATGACGGCGCTGGTGCGCCGGCTGCGCCCCGACTGCTTTGAGGATATGATCGCGCTCGTCGCGCTCTACCGCCCGGGGCCGCTGGAAAGCGGCATGGTCGACACATATGTGAAATGCAAACACGGCGAAGATACGGTGCGCTACCTCCATCCGAAGCTTGAGCCATACATGAAGGACACCTACGGGGTCATCCTCTATCAGGAGCAGGTCATGCAGAGCGCGCAGGCGCTGGCCGGCTACACGCTCGGAGAGGCGGACCTTTTGCGGCGCGCGATGGGGAAGAAGAAGAAAGAGGTCATGGAGAAGGAGCGCGTGAAGTTTGTCGAGGGCGCCGTCAAGAACGGCGTCGACGCGGCGAACGCGGGAAATATCTTCGACATTATCGAAAAGTTCGCCGGCTACGGCTTCAACAAATCGCACAGCGCCGCCTACGGGCTTATCGCCTACTGGACGGCCTGGCTGAAGGCCAACTATGGGCCGGAGTACCTCGCGTCGTACCTTTCCAGCCTCATCGGTTCCAAGATGGAGGTCCTCGGGCAGTACATCCGCAGCGTAAGGGACGCCGGCTATCCGGTCCTTCCGCCGGATATAAACGAATCGCGGGAAGATTTTACCGTCGTAGGCGAAGTCATCAGGCTCGGCCTTTCGGCGATCGCGAAGGTGGGAGACGCGGCGGTCGCGAATATCATCGAAAGCCGTGAAAAAGCCGGGAGGTTCACCTCGTTCTGGGATTTCCTCACAAAAATAGACACAAGGCAGGTCAACAAAGGGGTCATAGAAAACCTCATCAAGTCCGGTGCCTTTGACGGCCTCGATCCAAACCGCGCGCGGCTTCTCGCCGCGGTGCCGCAGTTCGTCGATCAGGCCTCGCGGCAGGCGCAGAATACCAACCAGGCATCGCTCTTCGGCGACGAGGACGAAGAGTATCTCATGCCGGAGATGCCCGAAGTCGAGGACTTCAGCGAGCGTCAGAAACTTGACCTTGAGAAGGAAAGCATGGGGCTCTACATCTCGGGGCACCCCTTCGACCATTACGAGGAACAGGTCTCGCCCTATATCACCTGTCCGATAAGCGAGCTCGGGCGCTGGCAGTCGCACCAGCCGGCGGTGACGGCTGGGCTCCTCTCAAGCGTCGCGGAAAAATTCAGCAAGACCTCCGGCAACCCTTACGGCACCGCCGTATTCGAGGACAACAGCGGCACCGTCGACGTGATGATCTTCGGCAGCCGCTGGACGCAGTTCAAACCGATACTGCAGGCCGGCTCGCTGTACTTCCTGAAGGGCAAACCGCGCGAGGACCGCGGAATATCGATAATGGCCGATGACATCTTTACGGAAGAGGAGTATAAATCCAAGCTGGAACGCCGCGCGATAGTGACCGTGGAATGCGAGGGGCTCTCTGATAAATTCTACGAGGAAATGTTCAGGCTGCTGACAAAACATCCCGGTAAGAGCGAGATAATCCTCAAGCTTGTTGGCGCCGAAGAGACGACCGTGTCGCTCATAAAGAGGATAAAGATAAATGTGACGGAGGAGCTTAAAAAAGAGCTCGTAGAGTATTCAAACGGATTGGCAAGCTGTATTTAG
- the mtrB gene encoding trp RNA-binding attenuation protein MtrB yields the protein MAENGQPVGEYIAVKALENGVTVTGVTRGAENKFLHTEKLEEGEVWIAQFTEHISAMKIRGRARVITAHGEIESGKN from the coding sequence ATGGCGGAAAACGGACAGCCTGTCGGGGAATATATTGCCGTGAAGGCCCTGGAAAACGGGGTCACTGTCACGGGTGTGACGCGCGGCGCGGAAAATAAATTTCTTCACACGGAGAAGCTTGAGGAGGGCGAAGTTTGGATCGCCCAGTTCACCGAACATATCTCCGCGATGAAGATACGGGGCCGCGCCAGGGTGATAACCGCGCACGGAGAGATCGAGAGCGGAAAGAACTGA
- the pyk gene encoding pyruvate kinase, protein MDKMKRKVKIVCTIGPACWEYDTLFKVAEAGMNVARLNFSHGDYASHERTLNNVRAVEQERQMPIAVLLDTKGPEIRTGELPGHGKITLKADSLFTLFFDKREGDEHGVYIDYPPLANEVKRGQSIFIDDGAINLEVEEATPEGVVCRVIVGGELGERKGINVPGADLSVPTLTEKDVADLLWGAAHDVDYVAVSFVRNREDIIEVRRILEGAGAKAKIIAKMETRQSVENIDEILSVVDGMMVARGDLGVEMNTEDVPMVQKEIIEKCRMQGKPVIVATQMLDSMIRNPRPTRAEANDVANAVIDGADAVMLSGETAGGKYPVEAVETMQRIIIRTEKDTELWRRKPRTTPPVCETADAVSHAARDVAKEVGAAAIVSLTSSGGTARMVSKYRPPCPILAMTPALSTWRQLSLVWGVMPCICPITAELEKSVANAISLIKRENLVENGDNIVITSGVPLGEPGSTNMLNVLRIGSIIGKGMSLVRKRLTAPVCRAETPEKAIAEISGDKILVIKKSTKEYIPALEKAGAIITEENGLTSHAGVISLNRGVPCVTGVAGIMDEVEDGMVITVDGIPGLVYAGRAY, encoded by the coding sequence ATGGATAAGATGAAACGCAAGGTGAAGATAGTCTGTACGATCGGCCCCGCTTGTTGGGAATATGACACCCTCTTCAAAGTGGCGGAGGCCGGCATGAATGTCGCGCGCCTGAACTTCAGCCACGGCGATTACGCTTCCCACGAGCGGACTCTGAACAACGTCAGGGCCGTGGAACAGGAGCGGCAGATGCCGATCGCGGTGCTGCTCGACACCAAGGGACCGGAGATACGCACGGGAGAGCTTCCCGGCCACGGCAAGATCACATTGAAGGCTGACAGCCTCTTCACCCTCTTTTTTGATAAACGTGAGGGGGACGAACACGGCGTTTACATCGATTATCCGCCTCTTGCGAACGAAGTGAAGAGGGGACAGTCGATCTTCATCGACGACGGGGCGATAAACCTCGAGGTCGAAGAGGCGACGCCGGAAGGAGTCGTCTGCCGTGTGATCGTGGGCGGCGAGCTCGGGGAGCGCAAGGGCATCAACGTCCCGGGAGCGGACCTCTCCGTTCCGACGCTTACGGAAAAGGACGTCGCGGACCTTCTCTGGGGCGCGGCCCATGACGTGGACTACGTCGCGGTATCCTTCGTCCGCAACAGGGAGGACATTATCGAGGTGCGCCGCATCCTGGAAGGAGCCGGCGCGAAGGCGAAAATAATCGCGAAGATGGAGACGCGCCAGTCCGTGGAAAATATCGACGAAATCTTGTCTGTCGTCGACGGGATGATGGTGGCGCGGGGCGACCTTGGCGTCGAGATGAATACGGAGGACGTGCCGATGGTCCAGAAGGAGATCATCGAAAAATGCCGTATGCAGGGCAAACCGGTGATAGTCGCGACCCAGATGCTCGATTCGATGATACGCAACCCGAGGCCGACGCGCGCCGAGGCAAACGACGTGGCTAACGCGGTGATCGACGGGGCCGACGCCGTCATGCTCTCCGGCGAGACGGCGGGAGGCAAATACCCGGTAGAGGCCGTTGAAACGATGCAGCGGATAATCATACGCACCGAAAAAGATACGGAGCTGTGGCGCAGGAAGCCGCGCACGACGCCGCCGGTATGCGAGACGGCCGACGCCGTGAGCCACGCGGCGCGCGACGTCGCGAAGGAGGTCGGGGCGGCGGCGATAGTTTCGCTCACTTCGAGCGGCGGGACCGCGCGTATGGTCAGCAAATACCGCCCGCCCTGCCCGATACTCGCGATGACGCCGGCGCTCTCCACCTGGCGGCAGCTCTCGCTGGTCTGGGGCGTGATGCCCTGCATATGCCCGATCACGGCGGAACTGGAAAAATCGGTGGCCAACGCGATCTCGCTGATAAAGCGTGAGAACCTCGTCGAAAACGGCGATAACATCGTCATCACATCGGGAGTCCCTCTTGGCGAACCGGGAAGCACGAACATGCTGAACGTTCTGAGGATCGGCAGCATCATCGGCAAGGGAATGTCGCTTGTCCGCAAGCGGCTTACGGCGCCGGTCTGCCGGGCGGAGACGCCGGAAAAGGCGATCGCGGAGATCAGCGGGGACAAGATACTGGTGATAAAGAAGAGCACGAAGGAATATATTCCCGCGCTTGAAAAGGCCGGGGCGATAATCACCGAGGAAAACGGCCTCACCTCCCACGCCGGCGTCATCTCCCTCAACAGGGGCGTGCCGTGCGTCACCGGCGTGGCGGGGATCATGGACGAAGTGGAGGACGGCATGGTCATAACGGTGGACGGAATACCGGGACTGGTCTACGCTGGAAGGGCATACTGA
- a CDS encoding deoxyribonuclease IV yields the protein MARIGTHVSVAGGLDKAFARADALGCESMQIFTRSQRQWQSKPVSLQEAEDFYRAWQRSSVETVVSHASYLINIGSSDAEMLVKSRRALREEAERCHQLGITDIVLHPGFAKEATADEAIENIAASLRQLFEDTPDFRARVLLETMAGQGTVIGADFAHFSQIGELLDWHPRLAFCVDTCHVFAAGYDLRSAEAYERFISLIDRHVGTDNVLCWHLNDSKAARGSRLDRHAHLGEGEIGLHPFALLMNDVRFENIPTILETPKEGVGDEGNLSFLRKVRGG from the coding sequence ATGGCCCGTATCGGGACTCACGTCTCGGTAGCCGGCGGCCTGGACAAGGCCTTTGCGCGCGCGGACGCCCTCGGGTGTGAATCGATGCAGATATTCACGCGCAGCCAGCGCCAGTGGCAAAGCAAACCCGTTTCACTGCAGGAGGCGGAGGATTTTTACCGCGCCTGGCAAAGATCGTCGGTGGAGACGGTCGTCTCCCACGCCTCGTATCTGATAAACATCGGCTCCTCGGACGCGGAGATGCTCGTGAAAAGCCGGCGGGCCCTCCGTGAGGAGGCCGAACGGTGCCACCAACTGGGGATAACGGACATCGTGCTCCACCCTGGATTTGCGAAAGAGGCGACGGCGGACGAGGCGATAGAGAACATCGCCGCCTCCCTCCGTCAGCTTTTTGAGGATACGCCGGACTTCCGGGCGCGCGTGCTGCTGGAGACGATGGCGGGGCAGGGCACGGTGATCGGCGCCGATTTTGCCCACTTCTCACAGATAGGCGAGCTGCTGGACTGGCATCCGCGCCTCGCCTTCTGTGTAGACACCTGCCATGTGTTCGCCGCCGGTTACGACCTCCGTTCCGCGGAGGCCTACGAGCGGTTCATCTCGCTTATCGACAGGCACGTCGGGACGGACAACGTCCTCTGCTGGCACCTCAACGACAGCAAGGCCGCGAGGGGGAGCCGCCTTGACCGCCACGCCCACCTGGGCGAGGGGGAGATCGGGCTGCATCCGTTCGCGCTGCTGATGAACGACGTCCGTTTTGAAAATATCCCGACGATCCTCGAGACGCCCAAAGAGGGCGTCGGCGACGAAGGGAACCTTTCCTTCCTGCGAAAGGTACGCGGCGGATGA
- the cdaA gene encoding diadenylate cyclase CdaA has product MAFFDLRWQDFLDILIVAFLIYRVLMLLVGTRAMQLLRGVLIIGFIGAVANILELRSLSWIIGKMLGAFIIVVPVLFQPELRHMLEELGKGHLWKVGRNEEDIDLRADQLSKALTYCQSQRIGALCVLQRDTSLKEVWRTAVMLKADITEELLISIFWPGTPLHDGAVVMDQQSIVAAGCYLPLTEKTDISRWYGTRHRAALGVTEMSDAIALVVSEERGEITAAVGGHFSKPLSEAQLKKICSHYFSFESKETNFMDRLREEIQQQWAGGDKNV; this is encoded by the coding sequence TTGGCTTTTTTTGACCTGCGTTGGCAGGACTTTCTTGATATCCTGATAGTCGCTTTTTTGATATACAGGGTCCTTATGTTGCTTGTCGGCACGCGCGCGATGCAGCTTTTGCGCGGCGTGCTTATCATCGGCTTCATCGGGGCGGTCGCGAACATCCTTGAACTGCGCAGCCTCTCCTGGATCATCGGCAAGATGCTCGGCGCCTTTATCATCGTCGTTCCGGTGCTCTTCCAGCCCGAACTGCGCCACATGCTGGAGGAGCTCGGCAAGGGCCATCTCTGGAAGGTGGGCCGTAATGAAGAGGACATCGACCTGCGCGCGGATCAGCTCTCCAAGGCGCTGACCTACTGCCAGTCGCAGCGCATCGGCGCGCTCTGCGTGCTCCAGCGCGACACGAGCCTTAAAGAGGTATGGCGTACCGCCGTCATGCTCAAGGCAGATATCACCGAAGAGCTTCTCATCTCCATCTTCTGGCCCGGCACGCCGCTCCACGACGGGGCGGTGGTCATGGACCAGCAGAGCATCGTCGCCGCCGGCTGCTACCTGCCGCTGACGGAAAAGACCGATATTTCCCGCTGGTACGGAACGCGCCACCGCGCGGCGCTCGGCGTCACCGAAATGTCCGACGCGATCGCCCTCGTCGTATCGGAGGAGCGCGGAGAGATAACCGCCGCCGTCGGGGGACATTTTTCAAAGCCGCTCAGCGAAGCGCAGCTGAAGAAAATATGCAGCCACTATTTCAGTTTTGAGAGCAAAGAGACCAACTTCATGGACCGCCTCAGGGAAGAGATCCAGCAGCAATGGGCGGGAGGCGATAAAAATGTCTGA
- a CDS encoding CdaR family protein, protein MSDNRKRIEAYIIKKLQAVNGRIVGLSNKLNYKGDSVFQSKVFLVGVSVFISVLLWAFVALDGNSDAARTVSADIKYINLPRGFSIYAPAKKAELKLVGKINMLSSVLPSDIVAEVDLANLQPGKYNLPIRLEAPSFARIRSWQPSVAEVEIYRHVERTLTITPKTEGTAPEGMVVSSVKLDPDSAVISGPENDVLAVQGLEAAVQLDKLDADGKMKAQVIIRTAAETQLAGPSQNSRLSVSPTETNAAIAFENEIVGERIPVKVSVVGQPQEGLQVESIKVIPDSVSIRGRSTAVKKMQSLVLPPVDISGLDQNIQLMIPMQPAEIDPDVEITGTDRARVEIRLSKKMSAKTFTNVPLIVEGAEPGKEWKVSPHGVSITIEGPQLAIDSLGGSSSAPCELYIDVSNIVTKQMELPVLVKNLKKEFQVVQIEPEQVLVTAVDD, encoded by the coding sequence ATGTCTGATAACAGAAAGCGGATCGAGGCTTACATAATAAAAAAACTGCAGGCCGTCAACGGACGCATCGTCGGCCTGAGCAATAAACTTAATTACAAGGGAGATTCCGTATTCCAGTCAAAGGTATTCCTCGTCGGCGTCTCCGTCTTCATCTCGGTCCTCTTATGGGCCTTCGTCGCCCTTGACGGGAACTCCGACGCGGCGCGTACCGTGAGCGCCGATATCAAATACATAAACCTTCCGCGCGGATTTTCCATCTACGCTCCGGCGAAAAAGGCGGAGCTTAAGCTCGTCGGCAAGATAAACATGCTCTCAAGCGTGCTGCCTTCGGACATCGTTGCCGAAGTCGATCTCGCCAATCTGCAGCCCGGGAAATACAACCTGCCGATCAGGCTCGAAGCGCCGTCGTTCGCGCGCATCCGCAGCTGGCAGCCGTCGGTCGCCGAAGTGGAAATATACCGTCATGTCGAACGCACGCTTACGATCACTCCCAAGACGGAGGGCACGGCCCCGGAGGGGATGGTCGTAAGCTCGGTAAAGCTCGACCCAGACAGCGCCGTCATCAGCGGCCCGGAAAACGACGTGCTGGCCGTGCAGGGACTTGAGGCGGCGGTGCAGCTCGACAAGCTCGACGCCGACGGCAAAATGAAGGCGCAGGTCATCATCAGGACGGCTGCCGAAACACAGCTTGCGGGTCCGTCTCAAAACAGCAGGCTATCCGTCTCTCCGACGGAGACGAACGCCGCCATCGCCTTTGAAAACGAGATCGTGGGCGAAAGGATTCCCGTCAAGGTCTCCGTGGTAGGGCAGCCGCAGGAGGGACTGCAGGTGGAGTCGATAAAGGTGATCCCCGACAGCGTCTCCATCCGCGGCAGAAGCACGGCGGTCAAGAAAATGCAGTCGCTCGTGCTGCCGCCGGTCGATATATCGGGCCTGGACCAGAACATCCAGCTCATGATACCGATGCAGCCGGCGGAGATAGACCCCGACGTAGAGATAACCGGGACAGACCGCGCCAGGGTCGAGATCCGGCTGTCGAAGAAGATGAGCGCGAAGACCTTTACGAACGTGCCGCTCATCGTCGAAGGAGCCGAGCCCGGCAAAGAGTGGAAGGTCTCGCCGCACGGTGTCAGCATCACGATAGAGGGGCCGCAGCTTGCCATCGACTCGCTGGGCGGATCGTCTTCCGCCCCCTGCGAGCTTTACATCGACGTTTCCAATATCGTAACGAAGCAGATGGAGCTGCCGGTGCTGGTAAAGAACCTCAAAAAAGAATTCCAGGTGGTCCAGATAGAGCCGGAACAGGTGCTGGTGACTGCTGTCGACGATTAA
- a CDS encoding phosphoglucosamine mutase: MAEEKKRRFFGTDGVRDIANSGMMRPESAMKLGAAYALFLRGRGTGRPVIAVGRDTRRSGEMLQSALMSGIASAGGSAVDLGVIPTPGVSSVASRNKFDGGAVISASHNPAEYNGIKFLDKDGFKLTDDDEADIEAIFLNEDGGRFAAPEAIGGVSDGSAYRAQYADRLRQVVGEIEDTSYPIVIDAANGAASDFVEPLFAQWRGGVTFMANRPDGLNINKNVGVTHIGTLASEVVRGGAALGIAYDGDTDRVLLCDSRGRTLDGDIMLWVIGRWFAKRGVLGAGVTATVMSNMVLEDLLAEDGIKVFRCPVGDRYVLDTMRREGARIGGEQSGHIIALEYANTGDGLCAGILFLKAVAELGEDISTLADRFERYPQVLRNMRVDDKDRIMTSPLVGAAAEEAERLLKGRGRMLLRPSGTEPLIRIFAESRDAGLMNQAADIMEAAIKKAVENHG; the protein is encoded by the coding sequence ATGGCAGAGGAGAAAAAGAGACGATTTTTCGGAACGGACGGCGTGCGCGACATCGCGAACAGCGGTATGATGAGGCCTGAATCGGCGATGAAGCTCGGAGCCGCCTACGCGCTCTTTTTGCGCGGGCGCGGCACGGGACGTCCCGTTATAGCGGTGGGACGCGACACGCGCCGTTCCGGCGAGATGCTCCAGTCGGCCCTCATGTCGGGGATCGCCTCGGCGGGCGGCAGCGCCGTCGACCTTGGCGTAATACCGACGCCCGGAGTCAGCAGCGTCGCCTCGCGCAACAAATTTGACGGCGGCGCGGTGATAAGCGCCTCGCACAACCCGGCGGAATACAACGGGATAAAATTCCTTGACAAAGACGGCTTTAAACTCACCGACGACGACGAGGCCGACATAGAGGCGATATTCCTCAATGAGGACGGCGGCCGCTTTGCGGCGCCAGAAGCGATCGGCGGCGTCAGCGACGGCTCCGCCTACCGGGCCCAATACGCGGACCGGCTGCGGCAGGTCGTCGGCGAGATCGAGGACACTTCCTACCCGATAGTCATAGACGCGGCTAACGGCGCGGCCTCGGACTTCGTCGAGCCGCTCTTCGCGCAATGGCGCGGAGGCGTGACCTTTATGGCCAACCGTCCCGACGGCCTCAACATCAACAAAAACGTCGGTGTCACCCACATCGGGACGCTCGCCTCCGAGGTTGTCAGAGGGGGAGCCGCGCTCGGCATCGCCTATGACGGAGACACGGACCGCGTGCTGCTCTGCGACAGCCGCGGGCGCACGCTCGACGGAGACATCATGCTCTGGGTCATCGGACGCTGGTTCGCGAAACGCGGCGTGCTCGGCGCGGGCGTCACGGCGACCGTGATGTCCAACATGGTGCTGGAAGACCTCCTCGCGGAAGATGGGATAAAGGTCTTTCGCTGTCCCGTCGGTGACCGCTACGTGCTCGATACCATGCGGCGCGAGGGCGCGCGCATCGGCGGCGAGCAGTCCGGCCACATCATCGCCCTTGAATACGCCAACACGGGCGACGGCCTCTGCGCCGGCATTCTCTTCCTTAAAGCGGTCGCCGAGCTTGGAGAGGATATATCGACGCTGGCCGACCGTTTCGAGCGTTATCCGCAGGTGCTGCGCAACATGAGGGTCGACGACAAAGACAGGATAATGACCAGCCCGCTTGTCGGCGCGGCCGCCGAAGAGGCGGAGCGGCTGCTGAAAGGCAGGGGGCGGATGCTGCTGCGTCCCTCGGGAACGGAGCCTCTTATCAGGATATTCGCTGAATCGCGCGACGCCGGACTGATGAATCAGGCCGCCGACATCATGGAGGCGGCGATAAAAAAGGCGGTGGAGAACCATGGCTGA
- a CDS encoding UTP--glucose-1-phosphate uridylyltransferase, producing the protein MADKAYHPVKKAVFPVAGLGTRFLPATKDIPKEMMPLVDRPLIHHGVDEAVTSGCTEVVFVTGQGKESIRRYFEPSDELVSLLRERGKEELAAVVENIHSLADFYYAFQEKPLGLGHAVLCAEEFCKDEYFGLLLPDDVMIAEPPVLSQLEAVRKKYNSSVLCVEQVAESEVSRYGIVDAEEVEPGIYRVRGLVEKPERGDAPSNLAIMGRYLLSPNIFRHLRELKRGAGGEYQLTDAISSLLNEEPVYAALYSGKRLDCGVKEGWIKATVVKALEDPELREIVLAAVRESGLLMR; encoded by the coding sequence ATGGCTGATAAGGCATATCACCCGGTAAAAAAGGCGGTTTTCCCCGTTGCGGGACTCGGCACGCGCTTCCTCCCAGCGACGAAGGACATCCCGAAGGAGATGATGCCGCTCGTCGACCGGCCGCTCATCCATCACGGCGTCGACGAGGCCGTAACCTCCGGCTGTACGGAGGTCGTCTTTGTCACCGGGCAGGGCAAAGAGAGCATCCGCCGCTACTTTGAGCCCTCTGACGAGCTCGTCTCGCTGCTGCGCGAGCGCGGCAAAGAAGAACTTGCCGCCGTCGTGGAAAATATCCACAGCCTCGCCGATTTCTACTACGCGTTCCAGGAAAAACCGCTCGGCCTCGGACATGCCGTACTCTGCGCCGAGGAATTTTGCAAAGACGAATATTTCGGCCTGCTGCTGCCCGACGATGTGATGATCGCCGAACCGCCGGTCCTTTCGCAGCTTGAGGCCGTGAGAAAAAAATATAATTCCTCCGTGCTCTGCGTGGAGCAGGTCGCGGAGAGCGAGGTCTCGCGCTACGGCATCGTCGACGCCGAAGAGGTCGAGCCCGGGATATACAGGGTGAGGGGGCTGGTCGAAAAGCCGGAACGCGGGGACGCGCCCTCGAACCTCGCGATCATGGGCCGCTACCTGCTCTCGCCGAACATCTTCCGCCATCTGCGCGAGCTCAAACGCGGCGCGGGCGGCGAATACCAGCTCACCGACGCCATCTCCTCGCTGCTGAACGAGGAGCCGGTCTACGCCGCGCTCTACAGCGGAAAACGGCTGGACTGCGGCGTCAAAGAGGGCTGGATCAAAGCGACGGTCGTCAAAGCGCTCGAAGACCCGGAGCTGCGTGAAATAGTCCTCGCGGCTGTGCGTGAAAGCGGCCTGCTGATGAGATAA